CGTCTAAACTGCCGGAACTCCTGAAAGCTATCTTTCAGTCTGCTTTTACAGGACATGCGGCTGTAGGAGGATTCGCTGGAAGCTCTCTGGCTACGACTATTCATCAAGGTATATCCAGGGCTGCATACTCTGGGGATATCGGGATAGGTTTCGATTCCGTTATCCAGAGTGAAAGTTCTGCAGATCAACCGGAAACTCAAGCAAAACTCTCTATCGTGGGGATGGCTGTAGATAACTTTATCTGCACGGTGAGCCTTCTCATGGTGTTGGCTTCCGGATCCTGGCTCCTAGGCCTGGAGAACGCTTCATTAACAGTGGAGCGAACTCTTTCAACATACTTCCCTTTTGTTAAAGTTTTTCTCCCCCTATTCCTATTCGTTACAGGGTATACTACGATCACCTCATACTTTCTTGTAGGAAGTAAGTGTGCCTCGTTCCTCTACCCTAAGCATGGGAAAAAACTTTACCTAGCGTACGGAACTGTAGCTCTACCACTGTTTTGTTTCTTATCTCAAAACACAGCCTTGCTCGTAATGTCTGTTTCTGGAGCTTTGCTGCTCTGTTTTAACTTATTAGGGGTCTTCCTCCTTAGAAAAGAGGTTCAGTTCCCCAAGCCAACGCAGAGTCAAGCCCCTGCTTTAGAGCCATCTTCAGATTAAGATTCATCGACTCCAAAAAGGCAACCAGAGACACAAGAGGCTGTCTTTCAGCTTCTTGTGCTTTTTCTTTAAAATCAAGCAATTAACAAAGTAAAAACAAAATTAACTTCTATCTTATTATCCAAATAAAATTATAAAATAAATTTATAAAAATAAGCGTTTTATTCTTTTTATGGATAATTGGATACAGATAACTCTGGCAGGATGCGGCATCCTACTCTCTGTCGGAATGCTGACGTGTATGCTCCTAGCTATTAGCGTCTTATTGAAGGTGAATAAGATTTCTAAATTATTTGTCAGAGTAATGGGAATAATTAACTTTGAAGCAAAAATATTAGCCCCCTTGCTAATGGGGAAGCGTATCTTTGACTCCTTCTTCAAAAAGACCACCAAAGAACCGAAAAACAACTGCCTTACAACAGCACCAGAAGAAAAAAGAAGACTCTCCCCATCTCTGCCCTGTTTAGTCAAATGGGCCATTCTCGGGTTAGCTATCTGGAAAGTTGTTCGTAAACGGAAAAACAGACGATAATTAACTGTTTTTGAGAGAGGAAGTATGTTTACTAGAAAACCTATAAAATGCAAAAAAAAGACTACAAAACACTTTAAATGGCTAAGAGGAGCTCTGTTTGGCGGATTTGTCGCTACAATAATTACCCTTCTTTTTGCTCCTAAAAGCGGGAAACAAACCAGGAGACGCTTCAATAGAATCCGTAGTTCCAGTCAAACACAAGGAAAAACCTTAATTAAAAATAGTAAAAACCACGCTCGTATCTTTGCTAATCATGCGAAAACTTTAGCAAAAAACCTTTCCAAAGAAATTAAAGCATTCGCTAAGTCCCTAGCTAACTCTGATCAATAGCTCCTCTCTTTTTCAATCAAAAACAGACTCAACTTCTCCTAGTTAAGAGGGGAAGTTGATTTCTGAAAAACGTCCTACGAAGAAAATTAACGAGGTAAAAACAACTGATAGTCCCTAAAAACACTCCTACACAAAAAGTTATTAAAGAAAACTCTCTCGTAAACAACTTATTTTAAGTTCATCTAGATTTTTCTTTATGCTATGCTACCCAATTAGCGACTCTGAATTAAGATTAGCCCTAAAGATTAAATACGAAAATGAAACTAGGGATATATCAGATGATGAAACCTATCTCTTGGAAATCCTTTTTGCTTCCCGCCTTGTTGTCTTTTTCTAATCTCTACGCGTCAACCATAGTTCACGACGCTATCCCTTTAGAGGGCACCAAAGAAGGCATTGACCCTCAATTCTTTACTCTCTTAACGACATCAGCGGAAGGCACCACTTATTATTTGCCACGCCGGACACTTTTTAAGGATTTTCTGTCTACAGATGATAAAAACAATGGTGGAGCTTTTAGAAATATTGAAGGTCCTCTGAATTTTCAAGGAAACTCCAGATTATCATCTATCGCCTTTCAATCCCTTTGCTTAGAATCTGCTTTAGGGTCCTCTATTTTCTCTCAGGGCCCTATTTCATTTTCAAAAATGCGTTCAATATCCGTAGAGTCTAATTTTTCCAGAGGAGGGGCTATTTTCTCCAGAGGCACTGTCTCCTTCTTGGACTCTAATAAGCTTTTGTTTCTAGGAAATTCTGCAGACGGAAGCGGAGCAGCCATTCTCGTTGATGGTGGAGATCAAACCGGCATAAAAGTTGAAAGAAGTTCCGGACTTGTCCGCTTTAGCAATAACTCATGTAACACCCACTCCCCCAAGGAAGATAAGCCTCAAGAACACAGTGGAGCTAATGGAGGAGCCATAGCGGCTCTGTCCACGAATGCTCTTATTTTGTTCAAAGAGAATGATAAAGGAGTGATTTTTGAAAACAACCGAGCAGAAAAGGGCGGGGCTTTATATAACCAAACCGGTAGAACAGATTTTGAAAATAACTCCGGAGAAGTACTTTTCTACAAAAATATTGCTCAAACAGGCGGTGCCTTAAGTTCAAACTGCTCCTTTTCTAAAAATAAAAATTCTATCACGTTTCTAGAAAATTTTGCCCAAGTAGATGGAGGAGCTATAGCTGGAGGCCTCTGTTCCTTCCAAAATAATTCAGGGAAAGTATCTTTCAAAAGCAACGGCTCTTTGGGCAACGGAGGTGCTATTTGTTCCGGTTCTCTGCTCTTAACAGAAAATAAAGACGTGTTCTTTATTGATAACCGAGCAAAAAAACAGGGAGGCGCTGTTTTTATAGCCTCAACACAACTAACTAAGCCGGACATCATTATATCCGCAGATGATGGAAATGTCGTTTTTGATCAAAATAAGGCTTTGTTCTCAGAAAACAATGCGGACTCTGTGATTAGGAATGCTTTGTATACAGAAAGCATTCCCAATCAATTTCTAATAGGAGCTAAGAAGGATCATAGCGTTTTGTTTTATGACCCCGTTTGTTCTCTAGGGAAAGGCGGATCTGTAATTATCAATCCCTTTGATGCACAGAAGGGCGTTGTTGTCTTTTCTGGAAAAACCTTAACAAAACAGGAACAAGTTAACTCTGCAAATTATTCCTCGATTTTTGAACAAAGCATGGAATTGGTTCAAGGAACCTTGCGTTTAGAAAAGGGCGCTTCTTTATCGGTAAGATCTTTTAATCAGACCGGTGGAACGTTAAGCATGAGCTCCGGGACAACTTTGCAATCGACAGATCCTGAAGGCTACTTACTAGTTCGCAAATTGTGTCTGAACCCCATAGAAAATACTACTCTACCAGCCGTCATAGCTGTTAATGAAGGTGGTAACATCACTCTGTCAGGAACGCCCGATGTAAAGGATCCTTACGGAATTTTTTATGAAGATCATTTCTTAGCTTCGTCCCCAAAAGAAATCAAAGTACTTCTCCTCGGCAAGTCTGTAAATATAGATAGATTTTATATCGATAACATCCGCGTCAACGCCAATCGTTATGGATATCAGGGTCATTGGACCTTTTCTTGGACCGAAAATAAACCCAATTACAGAGTTTTACAGGCCACCTGGCACCCTTCAGGACATTTCTCTGCGAGCCCCCAGAAATGTGGAGATTTTGTCCCCACAACCTTATGGTCTCTTTTTGATGGTTTGCAGACGATAGAGAAAACTTTTGTAAACAACTATCTTAGCAACAACCACCTATTCCCCCTCCGCTGCATATCATTTTCATCTTCGCTTAAAGGCTCTATGATGTTCCAAGGTAATTCTTCCAAAATTGCCGGCTTTTCTCTCGGCCATATTGGAGGTGATGCGGTCATACAAATCCCCTTGTCACCCTCGACGGTCATTTTAGGAAGCATATCCAAACTTCTAGGGGTCATGGAATCCAGCAGGTTCCCAACAAAAACTAAGAATGACTTGCTAGCAGCTACCGTAGCTATTGAAAGCAATGATTGCGCTTTGGGAGTACATACCTCCTTCTCTTATGGAGAAGAAACCCACAACTCAGAGGATTCCTATTGTTTTAGAGGGGTAACTAAGGGAACTTGGAAAAACTCTGGATGGAAGGGTTCTGCCTATCTTTCATATTCCTATCCTAAGTGTTTGCACTGGATGAAGCTAACACCTTTTGCTGGCGTGGAATGGTTTAAAGGATCCCAGGCTCCTTTCGTGGAAACTGGTTATGATCCAAGAAGATTTTCCAAATCTTGCTTGGAAAACCTCGCTATTCCATCAGGAATAGCTATAGAACTGCGTAGACTAGGGAAAAATTGCTCTGCTATGACGAGCTGTAAGCTGTATTACAGCAG
This is a stretch of genomic DNA from Chlamydiifrater phoenicopteri. It encodes these proteins:
- a CDS encoding YtxH domain-containing protein — protein: MFTRKPIKCKKKTTKHFKWLRGALFGGFVATIITLLFAPKSGKQTRRRFNRIRSSSQTQGKTLIKNSKNHARIFANHAKTLAKNLSKEIKAFAKSLANSDQ
- a CDS encoding polymorphic outer membrane protein middle domain-containing protein, translated to MMKPISWKSFLLPALLSFSNLYASTIVHDAIPLEGTKEGIDPQFFTLLTTSAEGTTYYLPRRTLFKDFLSTDDKNNGGAFRNIEGPLNFQGNSRLSSIAFQSLCLESALGSSIFSQGPISFSKMRSISVESNFSRGGAIFSRGTVSFLDSNKLLFLGNSADGSGAAILVDGGDQTGIKVERSSGLVRFSNNSCNTHSPKEDKPQEHSGANGGAIAALSTNALILFKENDKGVIFENNRAEKGGALYNQTGRTDFENNSGEVLFYKNIAQTGGALSSNCSFSKNKNSITFLENFAQVDGGAIAGGLCSFQNNSGKVSFKSNGSLGNGGAICSGSLLLTENKDVFFIDNRAKKQGGAVFIASTQLTKPDIIISADDGNVVFDQNKALFSENNADSVIRNALYTESIPNQFLIGAKKDHSVLFYDPVCSLGKGGSVIINPFDAQKGVVVFSGKTLTKQEQVNSANYSSIFEQSMELVQGTLRLEKGASLSVRSFNQTGGTLSMSSGTTLQSTDPEGYLLVRKLCLNPIENTTLPAVIAVNEGGNITLSGTPDVKDPYGIFYEDHFLASSPKEIKVLLLGKSVNIDRFYIDNIRVNANRYGYQGHWTFSWTENKPNYRVLQATWHPSGHFSASPQKCGDFVPTTLWSLFDGLQTIEKTFVNNYLSNNHLFPLRCISFSSSLKGSMMFQGNSSKIAGFSLGHIGGDAVIQIPLSPSTVILGSISKLLGVMESSRFPTKTKNDLLAATVAIESNDCALGVHTSFSYGEETHNSEDSYCFRGVTKGTWKNSGWKGSAYLSYSYPKCLHWMKLTPFAGVEWFKGSQAPFVETGYDPRRFSKSCLENLAIPSGIAIELRRLGKNCSAMTSCKLYYSREFYRKDPVCDVLLSLNNKEWKTKVCSVGKETLSFESSTILAFENLSISFKGSSSQRDSGGINLFGSGSLSIRY